From Piliocolobus tephrosceles isolate RC106 chromosome 16, ASM277652v3, whole genome shotgun sequence, the proteins below share one genomic window:
- the FAM117A gene encoding protein FAM117A isoform X6 translates to MSLASPQPCGPASHEEHQGAAEELASTPNDKASSPGHPAFLEDGSPSPVLAFAASPRPNHSYVFKREPPEGCEKVRVFEEATSPGPDLAFLTSCPDKNKVHFNPTGSAFCPVNLMKPLFPGMGFIFRNCPSNPGSPLPPASPRPPPRKDPEASKASPLPFEPWQRTPPSEESVLFQSSLMV, encoded by the exons ATGTCCTTGGCATCCCCCCAGCCTTGTGGCCCCGCCAGTCATGAGGAACACCAGGGTGCCGCCGAGGAGCTGGCATCCACCCCCAATGACAAAG CCTCCTCTCCAGGCCATCCAGCCTTTCTTGAAGATGGCAGCCCATCTCCTGTCCTTGCCTTTGCTGCCTCCCCTCGGCCTAATCATAGCTACGTCTTCAAACGGGAGCCCCCAGAAGGCTGTGAGAAAGTGCGTGTGTTTGAAGAGGCCAC GTCCCCAGGTCCTGACCTGGCCTTCCTGACTTCCTGTCCTGACAAGAACAAAGTCCATTTCAACCCGACCGGCTCAGCCTTCTGCCCCGTCAACCTGATGAAGCCCCTCTTCCCCGGCATGGGCTTCATCTTCCGTAACTGCCCCTCAAACCCGGGGTCTCCCCTTCCCCCGGCCAGCCCCAGGCCACCACCTCGGAAGGATCCGGAGGCCTCCAAGGCCTCCCCACTGCCCTTCGAGCCATGGCAGCGCACCCCACCATCAGAAGAGTCTGTGCTATTCCAGAGCTCCCTGATGGTCTGA
- the FAM117A gene encoding protein FAM117A isoform X5, with translation MRLIVLWGQHIDQALQILEIPDGHRAPAPPQSGSCDHPLLLLEPGNLASSPSMSLASPQPCGPASHEEHQGAAEELASTPNDKASSPGHPAFLEDGSPSPVLAFAASPRPNHSYVFKREPPEGCEKVRVFEEATSPGPDLAFLTSCPDKNKVHFNPTGSAFCPVNLMKPLFPGMGFIFRNCPSNPGSPLPPASPRPPPRKDPEASKASPLPFEPWQRTPPSEESVLFQSSLMV, from the exons atgagGCTTATAGTCTTGTGGGGACAACACATTGATCAAGCCCTACAG ATCCTTGAGATCCCTGATGGGCACCGGGCCCCAGCTCCTCCCCAGAGTGGCAGCTGTGATcatcccctcctcctcctggagcCTGGCAACCTTGCCAGCTCTCCTTCCATGTCCTTGGCATCCCCCCAGCCTTGTGGCCCCGCCAGTCATGAGGAACACCAGGGTGCCGCCGAGGAGCTGGCATCCACCCCCAATGACAAAG CCTCCTCTCCAGGCCATCCAGCCTTTCTTGAAGATGGCAGCCCATCTCCTGTCCTTGCCTTTGCTGCCTCCCCTCGGCCTAATCATAGCTACGTCTTCAAACGGGAGCCCCCAGAAGGCTGTGAGAAAGTGCGTGTGTTTGAAGAGGCCAC GTCCCCAGGTCCTGACCTGGCCTTCCTGACTTCCTGTCCTGACAAGAACAAAGTCCATTTCAACCCGACCGGCTCAGCCTTCTGCCCCGTCAACCTGATGAAGCCCCTCTTCCCCGGCATGGGCTTCATCTTCCGTAACTGCCCCTCAAACCCGGGGTCTCCCCTTCCCCCGGCCAGCCCCAGGCCACCACCTCGGAAGGATCCGGAGGCCTCCAAGGCCTCCCCACTGCCCTTCGAGCCATGGCAGCGCACCCCACCATCAGAAGAGTCTGTGCTATTCCAGAGCTCCCTGATGGTCTGA